One Methanothrix sp. DNA window includes the following coding sequences:
- a CDS encoding phosphoribosylanthranilate isomerase, with protein sequence MTRIKICGLTDEYELRCALRAGADAVGFIVEIERSRHRLSVDEARGLIRMVPPFTASVAVVEPSGVDEAVRLAGHLESDALQIHGELSPDEIRELRRRVPQRIIVAVPPGSERAVEVSRVADAVLVDTPVSSGLGGSGRTHDWSVTARMKSSLHAPLILAGGLRPENIVNAIDAVKPYAVDVSSGVETDGRKDPAKIDEFVRRVRSCQ encoded by the coding sequence ATGACCAGGATCAAGATCTGCGGGCTTACAGATGAATACGAGCTGAGATGCGCGCTGAGGGCAGGCGCAGATGCTGTCGGATTCATAGTGGAGATAGAGCGCTCCAGGCATCGCCTCTCTGTGGATGAGGCCAGAGGGCTTATCAGAATGGTTCCGCCCTTCACAGCGAGCGTCGCCGTTGTGGAGCCATCTGGCGTAGACGAGGCTGTCAGGCTCGCAGGTCATCTCGAGAGCGATGCGCTTCAGATCCACGGCGAGCTATCTCCTGATGAGATAAGGGAGCTCAGAAGACGCGTTCCTCAGAGGATCATCGTCGCAGTGCCTCCCGGATCCGAAAGAGCTGTGGAGGTGAGCAGGGTCGCCGATGCGGTTCTCGTCGACACGCCGGTCTCCTCTGGTTTGGGAGGATCCGGCAGGACGCACGACTGGTCTGTTACAGCTAGAATGAAGTCGAGTCTCCACGCTCCACTGATACTTGCAGGAGGTCTGAGGCCAGAGAACATCGTTAACGCGATTGATGCGGTGAAGCCGTATGCTGTCGACGTCTCAAGCGGCGTCGAGACCGATGGGCGGAAGGATCCTGCGAAGATCGATGAGTTCGTGAGGAGGGTGAGATCCTGCCAGTGA
- the trpE gene encoding anthranilate synthase component I → MYPVLIDVTDKISVDAPLSLYLSLRDRRYPYLLESVEKSGQRARFSFVGADPSAVVILKNREIEVEVFNGGEEFLSQRLSGCAEIEESSHGIKGRLLPEFDMFDALRAAIPCPRSDERNFFGRQVFLGGGIGYIAYDMVKERLGRASTSSTPDAQFAIVESTFIFDHLMRRVYFAVVPMLPGAKTDLIERIEGVDEYPENSELRGRVVRSGDPEEYMEAVVAAKRHIIDGDIFQVVLARSTDVECRDTIALYRNLRRINPSPYTYLFEFRDLAIVGASPETLFNTYAGTLRVNPIAGTCPRGRTPEEDEALARAMLNDEKERAEHVMLVDLGRNDVRSVCRAGSVKVEDFMSVLRYSHVQHIETTVSGVLREECDQFDAARAVFPAGTLSGAPKMRAMEIIDELEKEPRGIYGGGIGYFSADGSADFAIAIRSIILKDKIARVQAGAGIVADSEPERELAETERKMGAMKRALGVID, encoded by the coding sequence ATGTATCCGGTTCTCATCGACGTCACAGACAAGATCAGCGTGGATGCGCCGCTCTCGCTCTACCTCTCCCTGAGAGATCGGCGGTATCCGTATCTCCTGGAATCTGTGGAGAAATCCGGCCAGAGGGCCAGGTTCTCGTTCGTCGGCGCAGATCCCTCCGCGGTTGTGATATTGAAGAACCGGGAGATAGAGGTGGAGGTATTCAACGGCGGGGAGGAGTTTCTCAGCCAGAGGCTCTCGGGATGCGCGGAGATCGAGGAGTCAAGCCACGGGATAAAAGGACGGCTGCTTCCGGAGTTCGATATGTTCGATGCCTTGAGAGCTGCAATACCGTGCCCGAGATCGGATGAGAGGAACTTCTTCGGCAGGCAGGTCTTCCTCGGGGGCGGCATCGGATATATTGCATATGATATGGTCAAGGAGCGGCTCGGGAGAGCGTCCACGTCCAGCACTCCTGATGCGCAGTTCGCGATAGTCGAGAGCACCTTCATCTTCGATCACCTCATGAGAAGGGTCTACTTCGCGGTCGTTCCAATGCTTCCCGGCGCGAAGACAGATCTGATCGAGAGGATCGAGGGCGTGGATGAGTACCCTGAGAATTCTGAGCTCCGCGGGAGGGTGGTACGTTCCGGGGATCCCGAGGAATACATGGAGGCGGTCGTGGCCGCAAAGAGGCACATAATCGATGGCGATATCTTCCAGGTGGTGCTCGCCCGGTCCACAGATGTCGAATGCAGGGATACCATAGCGCTCTACAGGAACCTCCGGAGGATCAACCCGAGCCCGTACACATACCTCTTCGAGTTCAGAGACCTCGCAATCGTGGGCGCATCTCCTGAGACGCTCTTCAACACATACGCCGGAACCCTGAGGGTCAATCCGATTGCAGGCACATGCCCGAGAGGCAGAACCCCTGAGGAGGACGAGGCCCTGGCGAGAGCGATGCTGAACGATGAGAAGGAGAGGGCCGAGCATGTGATGCTTGTGGATCTGGGGAGGAATGACGTGAGGAGCGTCTGCAGAGCGGGAAGTGTAAAGGTGGAGGATTTCATGTCGGTCTTGAGATACTCTCACGTTCAGCACATAGAGACCACCGTCTCGGGTGTGCTGAGAGAGGAGTGCGATCAGTTTGATGCAGCGCGCGCGGTGTTTCCGGCAGGAACCCTCTCAGGTGCGCCGAAGATGAGAGCCATGGAGATCATCGATGAACTTGAGAAAGAACCCAGGGGGATCTACGGGGGAGGCATCGGCTACTTCTCAGCTGATGGAAGCGCAGACTTCGCAATAGCCATCAGGAGCATCATACTCAAAGACAAAATCGCAAGGGTGCAGGCCGGCGCTGGAATAGTCGCGGACTCTGAGCCGGAGAGGGAGCTGGCAGAGACCGAGAGGAAGATGGGCGCGATGAAGCGGGCGCTGGGGGTGATCGATTGA
- a CDS encoding aminodeoxychorismate/anthranilate synthase component II, translating into MSRTILFVDNQDSFVWNLVDYVSQLYPETLVVPNRISLREARDMDPAGIVISPGPGHPANPRDIGSCIEIIRYFGSSGVPVLGVCLGHQAINIAFGGSISHTRPLHGKVSRITHDGQGVFRGIESPLIGGRYHSLAVKTLAPDLVVSAVSDDGVVMGIRHRHLSIEGLQFHPESVLTPCGMKIISNWVEVVEDASAHRRNTERDRAANGWSETVI; encoded by the coding sequence TTGAGCCGGACGATCCTCTTCGTGGACAACCAGGACTCGTTCGTGTGGAACCTAGTGGATTACGTATCGCAGCTCTACCCGGAGACACTGGTCGTCCCGAACCGGATATCACTGAGGGAGGCGAGGGATATGGATCCGGCGGGAATCGTGATATCTCCAGGCCCCGGGCATCCGGCGAACCCCAGGGACATAGGGAGCTGCATCGAGATAATAAGATATTTTGGATCATCAGGCGTGCCGGTGCTCGGCGTCTGTTTAGGTCATCAGGCGATCAACATCGCGTTTGGGGGAAGCATATCCCACACAAGGCCGTTGCACGGGAAGGTCTCCAGGATAACACACGATGGTCAGGGCGTTTTCAGAGGCATAGAGTCCCCGCTGATCGGAGGTAGATACCACTCTCTGGCGGTGAAGACCCTGGCGCCTGACCTTGTGGTATCTGCAGTGAGCGATGACGGGGTGGTGATGGGGATAAGGCACAGGCATCTCAGCATAGAGGGGCTCCAGTTCCATCCGGAGTCTGTTCTCACTCCGTGCGGCATGAAGATCATATCTAACTGGGTGGAGGTGGTGGAGGATGCATCCGCTCATAGAAGGAATACTGAGCGCGACAGAGCTGCGAATGGCTGGAGTGAGACAGTCATTTGA
- a CDS encoding indole-3-glycerol-phosphate synthase: MHPLIEGILSATELRMAGVRQSFDRLESRDLIGSAMSARDRGLIPVIAEIKPRAISRTLRDGEAARIARFYESMGACGISVLTEPTYFLGSISSLEEARTSTSIPVLRKDFIIDRKQIREAEADLVLLIASIADIEDLMEDVRAAGMEPLIEVHDEHELDRAADAGATIVGINNRDLRTLEVDLRRFEALGPLARDIGLFTVAESGVRSREDALRMMSAGADAILIGTSIMKNPALLGEITGANSSPA, encoded by the coding sequence ATGCATCCGCTCATAGAAGGAATACTGAGCGCGACAGAGCTGCGAATGGCTGGAGTGAGACAGTCATTTGATCGCCTGGAATCCAGAGATCTCATAGGCTCTGCGATGTCAGCAAGAGACAGAGGCCTGATACCTGTGATAGCTGAGATAAAGCCGAGGGCGATATCCAGGACTTTGAGAGATGGCGAGGCCGCAAGGATAGCAAGGTTCTATGAGAGCATGGGCGCATGCGGCATCTCAGTCCTCACAGAGCCCACTTACTTCCTCGGCTCTATATCATCCCTTGAGGAGGCCAGAACCTCCACATCCATTCCAGTCCTCAGGAAGGACTTCATCATAGACAGAAAGCAGATCCGCGAGGCTGAGGCTGATCTCGTCCTCCTGATAGCATCCATAGCGGATATCGAGGATCTCATGGAGGATGTCAGGGCAGCTGGAATGGAGCCTCTTATCGAGGTTCATGATGAGCATGAGCTTGATAGAGCCGCAGATGCCGGCGCCACGATAGTTGGAATAAACAACAGGGATCTCAGAACCCTCGAGGTGGATCTGAGAAGGTTCGAGGCTCTCGGTCCTCTTGCTAGAGATATCGGCCTCTTCACCGTCGCCGAGAGCGGGGTGAGATCGAGAGAGGATGCGCTGAGAATGATGAGCGCAGGCGCTGATGCGATACTGATCGGGACATCGATAATGAAAAACCCCGCTCTGCTTGGGGAGATAACTGGAGCGAACTCCTCTCCGGCATGA
- a CDS encoding FAD-dependent oxidoreductase — MRSSPRLVIVGGGIAGAELIRLLANADLDISLIEPKHQIECQALYPDYLAGLVGIDDMIAPLDDFCERTGALHISERALGLDDGAVVCQRSRVEYDILVIAVGAEQNFYGVKGSENAFSVNTFEGTLHAREFIERESPDRIMVVGSGLTGVEVASVLADSLESNIYIVEMQDRILPQFPERISRLVERMLFERGVSILTSTQVSEIERDSITFADGTTLDCDMTIWTTGIKPTQFAENLRLPKKRGWLLADSYLRVQDDIFAIGDCAWVEIDQKLATKTGIEAERQAKHMAENLKRIIRRKPLAQYSILACTENPIALISTGCGRAVGVYGRTCITIPARLLRAVKIWIDKSIVSRYK, encoded by the coding sequence ATGCGGAGCTCCCCCAGACTTGTGATAGTTGGAGGCGGAATAGCTGGAGCGGAGCTGATCAGGCTGCTCGCAAATGCAGACCTGGATATATCGCTCATAGAGCCGAAGCACCAGATCGAGTGCCAGGCTTTGTATCCTGATTACCTCGCGGGTCTGGTCGGCATCGACGATATGATAGCACCGCTGGACGACTTCTGCGAGCGCACCGGCGCCCTGCACATCAGCGAGCGCGCGCTTGGGCTCGATGACGGAGCTGTCGTCTGCCAGAGGTCGCGGGTTGAATATGATATTCTCGTGATAGCCGTGGGGGCAGAGCAGAACTTTTACGGCGTGAAGGGCTCGGAGAATGCGTTTTCTGTGAACACATTTGAGGGTACACTGCACGCCCGGGAGTTCATAGAGCGCGAGAGCCCGGACAGGATAATGGTCGTCGGCTCTGGCCTCACCGGCGTGGAGGTCGCATCAGTCCTCGCCGATTCCCTGGAGTCAAACATATACATAGTGGAGATGCAGGACCGGATACTCCCCCAGTTCCCCGAGAGGATCTCCAGGCTGGTGGAGAGGATGCTCTTCGAGAGGGGCGTGAGCATACTCACATCCACTCAGGTCTCTGAGATAGAGAGGGACAGCATAACCTTCGCGGATGGCACAACACTGGACTGCGATATGACCATATGGACGACGGGCATAAAGCCGACTCAGTTCGCTGAAAACCTCCGGCTTCCGAAGAAGCGCGGCTGGCTTCTGGCAGACTCCTACCTGCGCGTTCAGGATGATATCTTCGCGATCGGGGACTGCGCCTGGGTCGAGATCGATCAGAAGCTTGCGACAAAGACGGGCATAGAGGCTGAGAGGCAGGCTAAGCACATGGCAGAGAACCTGAAAAGGATTATAAGGAGGAAGCCGCTGGCGCAGTACTCGATACTCGCATGCACCGAGAACCCAATCGCCCTGATATCCACAGGCTGCGGCAGGGCCGTGGGAGTATACGGGAGAACCTGCATAACAATCCCAGCAAGGCTTCTGAGAGCTGTTAAGATCTGGATCGATAAATCGATAGTCAGCAGGTACAAGTAA
- a CDS encoding winged helix-turn-helix domain-containing protein — MPSRRSKAQIMSDILEICIDGANKTKIVYNANLNFKMLNSYLDALTKKGLLHVRKGQGNEYVTTEEGIKMLETCRSIYLELGQ; from the coding sequence ATGCCGTCCAGACGCAGCAAAGCGCAGATCATGTCAGATATACTGGAGATATGCATTGATGGGGCCAACAAGACGAAGATAGTGTACAACGCGAACCTGAACTTCAAGATGCTGAACTCTTATCTTGATGCACTCACAAAAAAAGGCCTTCTTCATGTCAGGAAGGGTCAGGGAAATGAGTATGTGACCACAGAAGAGGGCATCAAAATGCTCGAGACGTGCAGGAGCATATATCTGGAGCTCGGTCAGTAA
- a CDS encoding dihydrolipoyl dehydrogenase, whose product MDKYDVIVIGSGAGLIVAQRAVFEGLRVALVEHGPLGGTCLNTGCIPSKMLIHPADIVRVIEDGGRLGIKAHVDSIDFEFIMKRMRDLIETERGEMEKAIGEEELLHWYRSTGVFVGDHVIRVGDDEITAPWIVIGAGARTLVPPVAGLSEAGYLDNVSVFSLERPPESLIILGGGYIACEFGHFFSAMGTDVTIVGRNPRLLKSEDHEISDMALRALSRHMRIHTNMEAIRVDLEDGKKVVTAIDRSGGETLSFRGDEILLAAGRRPNTDMLHPEKTGVEMDRAGWIRVNEHLETTAPGIWALGDVIGKHMFRHTANYEASIVAHNLISAARGEKEKAKVDYHAVPHAIFTYPQIAGVGMTEEQARASGYDILVGRARYKQTAMGYAMDEDGMAKAIVDARSGRILGFHVIGSSAPELVQQVTYLMNAENQDVTPMARSQVIHPAISEVVARAFGNLQGS is encoded by the coding sequence ATGGATAAATACGATGTCATAGTTATCGGATCCGGAGCCGGGCTAATAGTCGCGCAGAGGGCTGTTTTTGAGGGCCTCAGGGTGGCTCTGGTCGAGCACGGCCCTCTCGGCGGGACATGCCTCAACACCGGATGCATACCCTCCAAGATGCTGATACATCCAGCTGATATTGTGAGGGTGATAGAGGACGGCGGCAGGCTGGGGATAAAGGCCCACGTCGACTCGATAGATTTTGAATTCATAATGAAAAGGATGAGGGATCTGATCGAGACAGAGCGGGGGGAGATGGAGAAGGCGATCGGGGAGGAGGAGCTCCTGCACTGGTACCGCAGCACCGGCGTTTTTGTCGGCGATCACGTCATCAGGGTGGGAGATGACGAGATAACTGCTCCCTGGATCGTCATCGGAGCCGGTGCAAGAACACTTGTTCCACCTGTGGCAGGTCTCAGCGAGGCGGGATACCTGGATAACGTATCCGTTTTCTCATTAGAGCGACCGCCGGAAAGCCTGATCATCCTCGGCGGGGGATACATCGCATGCGAGTTCGGGCACTTCTTCTCTGCGATGGGAACCGATGTCACCATCGTGGGGCGCAACCCCAGGCTTCTGAAATCAGAGGACCATGAGATATCGGATATGGCGCTCAGGGCGCTATCAAGGCACATGCGGATCCACACGAACATGGAGGCGATACGTGTGGACCTGGAGGACGGAAAGAAGGTGGTGACTGCGATCGACAGATCCGGAGGAGAGACCTTGAGCTTCAGGGGTGATGAGATCCTCCTCGCAGCCGGGAGGCGTCCGAACACCGATATGCTCCATCCGGAGAAGACCGGAGTTGAGATGGACAGAGCCGGCTGGATAAGGGTTAATGAGCATCTGGAGACCACAGCTCCAGGGATCTGGGCCCTGGGAGACGTCATCGGGAAGCACATGTTCAGGCACACCGCAAACTATGAGGCATCTATAGTGGCCCACAACCTCATCAGCGCTGCCAGAGGGGAAAAGGAGAAGGCGAAGGTGGATTACCATGCGGTGCCACATGCCATCTTCACATATCCCCAGATCGCAGGCGTCGGAATGACCGAGGAGCAGGCTAGAGCCAGTGGATACGATATCCTTGTCGGGCGCGCGCGCTACAAACAGACAGCCATGGGATATGCTATGGATGAGGACGGCATGGCCAAGGCGATAGTCGATGCGAGGAGCGGGCGGATCCTTGGATTCCACGTCATAGGATCATCTGCGCCCGAGCTCGTGCAGCAGGTCACCTATCTGATGAACGCTGAGAACCAGGATGTCACGCCGATGGCAAGATCGCAGGTTATTCATCCAGCGATAAGCGAGGTTGTGGCCAGGGCCTTCGGGAACCTGCAAGGCAGCTGA
- a CDS encoding YHS domain-containing protein yields the protein MAIDPVCKMEVDERTAKFVSEYKGRKYYFCAPGCKKAFDKEPEKYLR from the coding sequence ATGGCGATAGATCCTGTGTGCAAGATGGAGGTCGACGAGAGGACTGCGAAGTTTGTAAGCGAGTACAAGGGCAGGAAGTACTACTTCTGCGCCCCTGGCTGCAAAAAGGCGTTCGATAAGGAGCCGGAGAAGTATCTGAGATGA
- a CDS encoding heavy metal translocating P-type ATPase yields MKKRAEIRISGMTCATCASTIESALRDKGVESASVNLGSETAQVEYDPSRLKLSELESAIRDAGYDVINERATVKVGGMVCATCESTVADAIREIDGVSDVTVNLSTEKAYVTYNPKVVSLEDIRRAVEDAGYQYLGVVGEESESLEVEIRARDLRERMRKIIVGFGASALLMLLMYLAPMTHTMSIVMMCVATPAFVYVSSGIFRAAHRALRNRNLNMDVMYSMGTGVAFVSSVLSTLGVLSHDFIFYETAVMLASFLNLGRYLETRAKWRTSDAIKKLAALQPRTATLIVSGSEREIPAEMIKPGDVILIRPGERVPADGEVIEGEGYVDESMISGEPVPVLKKPGSQVTGGTLNKNAALKMRAMRVGRETFLAQIIDLVDKAQGSRPEIQRLADRVVSVFIPVVLSIAMLSFLAWYFLGRSYMPEERVLMFATSSMISVLVVACPCALGLATPTAVTVGIGRGAELGILIKSGEALEVSDRLTTVIFDKTGTLTVGRPEVTETVGDELSILRLAAGVESRSEHPLGEAIVRMAVSKGVKIPEVRDFYAFPGMGVVGIVDGVEVAVGNRSFISERGTRIPDGMLERSRALEEMGRTVLFVSVAGAAAGAFAISDAIKDSARPAVQKLKGMGLDVVMITGDNIRSARSVAEQIGIGEVHAEVLPQEKASEVRKLQQAGRTVAFVGDGINDAPALAQADLGIAIGSGTDVAIEAGEIVLIRDDLMDVVRGIQLSRKVMSRIKQNIFWAFAYNTALIPVAAGALYPGFGIMFRPELAGLAMALSSVTVVSLSLMLKRYIPDAQK; encoded by the coding sequence ATGAAGAAAAGGGCAGAGATCAGGATCTCCGGAATGACATGCGCCACATGCGCATCGACGATAGAGAGCGCTCTGAGGGATAAGGGCGTCGAGAGCGCCAGCGTGAACCTGGGCAGTGAGACAGCTCAAGTTGAGTATGATCCATCCAGGCTTAAGCTCTCTGAGCTGGAGAGTGCGATCAGGGATGCAGGGTATGATGTGATCAATGAAAGAGCAACCGTGAAGGTGGGAGGGATGGTCTGCGCCACATGCGAATCAACGGTCGCAGATGCGATCCGCGAGATCGATGGCGTCTCCGATGTCACTGTGAATCTGAGCACAGAGAAGGCATACGTCACCTACAATCCCAAAGTCGTCAGCCTGGAGGATATAAGGAGAGCAGTAGAGGATGCTGGATACCAGTACCTTGGCGTGGTTGGCGAGGAGTCCGAGAGCCTGGAGGTGGAGATCAGGGCCAGGGATCTCCGGGAGAGGATGCGGAAGATAATCGTCGGATTCGGGGCGAGCGCTCTGCTGATGTTGCTCATGTACCTCGCGCCGATGACGCACACCATGAGCATAGTGATGATGTGCGTGGCGACCCCTGCCTTCGTGTACGTGAGCAGCGGTATATTCAGGGCGGCTCACAGGGCGCTCAGGAACAGAAACCTGAACATGGACGTCATGTACTCTATGGGCACCGGTGTGGCGTTCGTTTCCAGCGTCCTCAGCACATTAGGCGTGCTCTCCCACGATTTCATCTTCTATGAGACCGCTGTGATGCTGGCGTCCTTCCTCAACCTGGGCAGGTACCTGGAGACCCGGGCGAAATGGAGGACATCAGATGCGATCAAGAAGCTTGCAGCGCTGCAGCCTAGGACCGCGACCCTGATAGTCAGCGGCAGTGAGAGGGAGATACCCGCGGAGATGATAAAGCCGGGGGATGTAATCCTGATAAGGCCCGGTGAGAGGGTACCGGCTGATGGCGAGGTAATTGAGGGAGAAGGGTACGTTGACGAGTCGATGATATCCGGAGAGCCTGTTCCTGTTCTTAAAAAGCCAGGATCACAGGTGACCGGAGGCACGCTGAACAAGAACGCAGCTCTGAAGATGCGCGCCATGCGCGTCGGAAGGGAGACATTCCTGGCGCAGATAATCGATCTCGTCGATAAAGCGCAGGGATCGAGGCCGGAGATTCAAAGGCTCGCAGACAGAGTCGTGAGCGTGTTCATACCCGTGGTTCTTTCGATCGCGATGCTCTCATTTCTGGCATGGTATTTTCTGGGTCGATCGTATATGCCTGAGGAGAGGGTCCTCATGTTCGCAACCTCCTCCATGATCTCTGTCCTCGTTGTGGCATGTCCATGCGCGCTCGGCCTTGCCACACCAACCGCGGTGACCGTCGGGATCGGGAGAGGTGCGGAGCTGGGAATACTCATCAAGAGCGGTGAGGCGCTTGAGGTCTCAGACAGGCTCACAACGGTGATATTCGATAAGACAGGAACGCTCACAGTCGGGAGACCTGAGGTCACTGAGACCGTGGGCGATGAGCTGAGCATCCTCAGGCTGGCGGCAGGCGTCGAGAGCAGATCCGAGCATCCCCTCGGCGAGGCGATCGTGCGCATGGCTGTCTCTAAAGGTGTCAAAATACCAGAGGTGCGGGACTTCTACGCATTTCCCGGCATGGGTGTTGTCGGTATTGTGGACGGCGTGGAGGTTGCTGTGGGAAACAGATCCTTCATCTCGGAGCGCGGAACCAGGATACCTGATGGTATGCTGGAGAGATCTCGAGCGCTTGAGGAGATGGGACGGACAGTGCTCTTCGTCTCCGTCGCCGGCGCTGCAGCAGGAGCTTTCGCGATATCAGACGCGATCAAGGACTCAGCAAGACCCGCGGTGCAGAAGCTGAAGGGCATGGGGCTTGATGTCGTCATGATAACAGGGGACAACATCCGCTCCGCGAGATCTGTGGCAGAGCAGATCGGTATCGGGGAGGTTCATGCAGAGGTGCTCCCCCAGGAGAAGGCATCTGAGGTCAGGAAGCTCCAGCAGGCAGGCAGGACGGTCGCATTTGTCGGCGACGGCATAAACGACGCGCCTGCCCTCGCACAGGCTGACCTGGGGATAGCGATCGGATCAGGGACAGATGTCGCCATAGAGGCCGGAGAGATCGTTCTGATAAGAGATGACCTCATGGATGTTGTGAGAGGCATACAGCTGAGCAGAAAGGTGATGTCCAGGATAAAGCAGAACATATTCTGGGCGTTTGCTTACAACACAGCCCTGATACCGGTCGCAGCAGGTGCTCTGTATCCGGGATTCGGTATAATGTTCAGGCCGGAGCTGGCCGGTCTCGCGATGGCGCTCTCCTCTGTCACGGTCGTCTCGCTCTCGCTGATGCTCAAAAGGTATATACCAGATGCGCAAAAATAA
- a CDS encoding SHOCT domain-containing protein — protein MISYHMMDWGPMWWGTWGVFPLIWMLGYWLVFLVIAYLVYRDAESRDMNGLLWALLVVLPWIGILFLIMYLLKRDEIPSRSAESILDERYARGELSRDEYLRMKEDLRRGRG, from the coding sequence ATGATATCGTATCATATGATGGACTGGGGGCCCATGTGGTGGGGCACATGGGGTGTGTTTCCCTTAATATGGATGCTCGGCTACTGGCTGGTGTTCCTCGTCATAGCGTATCTGGTCTACAGGGATGCAGAATCGAGGGACATGAACGGCCTGCTGTGGGCGCTTCTCGTCGTGCTCCCGTGGATCGGAATACTCTTTCTCATCATGTACCTGCTTAAGAGAGATGAGATCCCAAGCAGAAGCGCGGAGTCGATCCTGGATGAGAGGTATGCGAGGGGAGAGCTCTCGAGGGATGAGTACCTCAGGATGAAAGAGGATCTCAGACGGGGAAGAGGATGA
- a CDS encoding ferredoxin-thioredoxin reductase catalytic domain-containing protein produces MVSDEDVEQLYQRLKEDAESAGYHLNPDRSFVMGIVRGLLTNEERFGYMACPCRLPSGVREQDLDIICPCDYRDQDLTEYGACYCALYVSERVARGEAELRPVPERRGSKPGPSPEKQVVDLTKLSKPVWRCRVCGYLCARDEPPEVCPICKASRERFERFM; encoded by the coding sequence GTGGTCAGCGATGAGGATGTGGAGCAACTGTATCAGAGACTCAAAGAGGATGCCGAATCTGCGGGGTATCATCTCAACCCTGACAGATCGTTCGTCATGGGGATCGTTCGCGGCCTACTCACGAATGAGGAGCGCTTCGGATACATGGCATGCCCCTGCAGGCTCCCCTCAGGGGTCAGGGAGCAGGATCTCGACATAATCTGCCCCTGCGACTACAGGGATCAGGATCTCACGGAGTACGGTGCGTGCTACTGCGCTCTTTACGTCTCTGAGCGCGTCGCAAGGGGTGAGGCTGAGCTGAGGCCGGTGCCTGAGAGGCGTGGATCCAAGCCAGGGCCATCTCCTGAGAAACAGGTCGTCGACCTCACAAAGCTCTCAAAGCCTGTATGGAGGTGCAGGGTCTGCGGGTATCTCTGCGCCAGAGACGAGCCCCCGGAGGTCTGCCCGATATGCAAGGCCTCCCGGGAGAGGTTCGAGAGGTTCATGTGA
- a CDS encoding glutaredoxin family protein, translated as MGKVHVDGRDAGGVTLYALSTCMWCKKTRDLLSKLGVGYDYVYVDLTSGAERAELIDELRRFNPDLTFPTLVANGRVIVGYREKEIKSALGVS; from the coding sequence TTGGGAAAGGTACATGTCGATGGGCGTGATGCTGGTGGTGTAACTCTGTATGCGCTGAGCACATGCATGTGGTGCAAAAAGACCAGGGATCTTCTCTCCAAGCTGGGCGTCGGCTACGATTACGTTTATGTGGATCTGACGAGCGGCGCTGAGCGGGCGGAGCTGATCGATGAGCTCAGGAGATTCAATCCGGATCTCACGTTTCCGACCCTCGTTGCAAACGGCAGGGTGATCGTCGGATACAGGGAGAAGGAGATAAAGAGCGCTCTGGGGGTATCGTGA